A genomic segment from Methanolobus zinderi encodes:
- a CDS encoding PAS domain-containing protein: MGADISDKNDPEVCENTLDEVLEREKVLEKIINNGPVIAFLWKADDTPEEKWPVEYVSDNVSLLGYTVEDFTSGGLLYADIVHPDDLPEVETELSEIRDEGGTVFVKEYRIRTKSGEDRWVKEQTFIQRNDEGDVTHYQGTIFDITEQKNKEMALEEALNKQMSLENAINNSSTMVFLWRAEEFLPADYASENVSRLGYSAEDFILGRVNYSDLVHPDDYAKVSNKLAEKCEDGSNSYTQEYRLKSRDGKILWVSQGTFIQRGRAGNIDYFQGVVQDITELKEREIELRESFERQAELLERKQALETIVNHSPVVAFLWKAGSDDEMELWPVEFVSDNITMFGYSADEFLSGDILYGDIIHPDDLPEVQAELSDICDEGGTVFVKEYRIRTKSKEQRWVEEKTFIQRNDDGVVTHYQGIIQDITELKQKG, from the coding sequence ATGGGAGCTGACATATCAGACAAAAATGATCCGGAGGTCTGTGAAAATACTCTGGATGAGGTTCTTGAAAGGGAAAAAGTACTTGAAAAAATAATAAACAATGGTCCTGTTATTGCTTTTCTCTGGAAGGCGGACGACACTCCGGAGGAAAAATGGCCTGTGGAATATGTTTCAGATAATGTAAGCCTTCTGGGTTATACAGTGGAGGATTTCACTTCAGGCGGCCTACTTTATGCTGACATAGTCCATCCTGATGATCTTCCTGAGGTAGAGACAGAACTTTCGGAGATTCGTGACGAGGGAGGTACTGTTTTTGTCAAGGAGTACAGGATAAGGACCAAGTCAGGAGAGGACAGATGGGTGAAAGAGCAGACCTTCATTCAGCGTAACGATGAAGGTGATGTAACACACTATCAGGGTACAATTTTTGACATAACAGAGCAGAAGAACAAGGAAATGGCATTAGAGGAAGCACTGAACAAACAGATGTCTCTGGAGAATGCCATAAACAATAGTTCTACCATGGTATTCCTGTGGAGGGCAGAAGAGTTTCTGCCTGCGGATTATGCTTCTGAGAATGTCTCAAGGCTTGGTTATTCAGCTGAGGACTTTATTCTTGGTCGTGTTAATTACAGTGACCTGGTCCATCCTGATGACTACGCGAAGGTCAGTAATAAACTTGCGGAGAAATGTGAGGATGGAAGTAACAGCTATACTCAGGAATATCGTTTAAAATCCAGAGACGGAAAGATATTGTGGGTAAGTCAGGGAACTTTTATCCAGAGAGGCAGGGCCGGGAATATAGATTATTTCCAGGGAGTTGTTCAGGACATCACGGAGCTGAAGGAAAGGGAGATCGAACTCAGGGAATCATTTGAAAGGCAGGCTGAACTGCTGGAAAGAAAACAGGCACTTGAAACGATTGTCAATCACAGCCCGGTGGTTGCTTTCCTATGGAAAGCGGGGTCGGACGATGAGATGGAACTCTGGCCTGTTGAATTTGTTTCAGACAATATAACCATGTTCGGCTATTCGGCTGATGAGTTTCTTTCAGGAGACATTCTTTATGGTGATATAATCCATCCTGATGATCTACCTGAGGTACAGGCGGAACTTTCGGACATCTGTGATGAAGGTGGTACCGTCTTTGTCAAGGAATACAGGATAAGAACCAAATCCAAAGAACAGAGATGGGTGGAAGAGAAGACCTTCATCCAGCGTAACGATGACGGAGTTGTCACCCATTATCAGGGTATTATTCAGGATATCACGGAACTAAAGCAAAAGGGATGA
- a CDS encoding methylamine methyltransferase corrinoid protein reductive activase, whose amino-acid sequence MYVIALDIGTSGFRSQLIDLEKQETIKTVITMGHPLPGGNVMDHLDFAINTGRDVAHGLMVEAVKKVLERFDVDPSGIQRIAVCGNPIQLSLFQNTEIRDLAYAGESKQKNLGVYNVKRDARIFPANEIFKKTYPMNNCEIVVPPAIKHEIGADALAMMMETDFLEQDGPCLVTDYGTNAEMALKVGEKIITASAAAGPAIEGQGINCGMLAGPGAISDVNTEGDYWRLIVLNEKMEAVKGDLVDPVSGKTIESSDTQARGITGTGVISTIALAIKEGLTEKLPHLPEGRIILGDSIIITDKDVEEVGKAIGAILAAHMTLMIEAGIDYSDLKYVYMSGASGTYVDAEKARHIGSVPGFVENIVQFGNTSIGLARKLAVDPIRLCDVMQIARKIHADHLMMATSETFKDIYICELSYWQQGMPQEIYDEMIKMYNIKPFPPKLEKVNIERRVSRDIDDVGKKGLDIVKDIGTILEGPVEKCILCHKCEKECPEDAVVITEEQGKRFANIDSQHCLGTSCRRCVAICPEQTMDHSKLKIKHFLKIKR is encoded by the coding sequence ATGTACGTAATTGCACTGGACATTGGGACAAGTGGTTTCAGATCACAGCTAATAGACCTTGAAAAGCAGGAGACGATCAAAACAGTGATTACCATGGGTCATCCTCTTCCCGGTGGGAATGTGATGGACCATCTGGATTTTGCCATTAACACAGGCAGGGATGTAGCCCACGGACTGATGGTAGAAGCTGTGAAAAAGGTGCTGGAAAGATTTGACGTTGATCCTTCGGGCATACAGAGAATAGCTGTTTGCGGGAACCCTATACAATTATCCCTTTTCCAGAATACAGAGATTCGGGACCTTGCATATGCAGGAGAGTCAAAGCAGAAAAATCTTGGTGTATATAATGTGAAAAGGGATGCCCGCATCTTTCCTGCCAACGAGATATTCAAAAAAACCTATCCTATGAATAACTGCGAGATAGTAGTTCCTCCTGCAATAAAACACGAGATCGGGGCTGATGCTCTTGCCATGATGATGGAAACCGATTTTCTTGAACAGGACGGACCATGCCTGGTAACGGATTACGGAACAAATGCGGAAATGGCACTGAAGGTCGGGGAAAAGATAATCACTGCAAGTGCCGCTGCCGGTCCGGCCATTGAAGGTCAGGGTATCAACTGCGGTATGCTGGCAGGTCCCGGAGCCATAAGCGATGTTAATACTGAGGGTGATTACTGGCGACTTATAGTACTCAATGAGAAGATGGAAGCAGTAAAGGGAGACCTTGTAGATCCGGTTTCCGGCAAAACCATAGAGTCCTCTGATACTCAGGCCAGGGGTATTACAGGTACGGGAGTAATTTCCACCATCGCCCTGGCAATCAAGGAAGGACTCACAGAGAAGTTGCCCCATCTTCCCGAAGGGAGGATCATCCTCGGAGACAGCATCATAATCACAGATAAAGATGTGGAAGAAGTGGGCAAGGCAATAGGTGCCATACTGGCAGCCCATATGACCCTGATGATAGAAGCCGGTATTGATTACTCCGACCTGAAATACGTCTATATGTCCGGAGCCAGTGGTACATATGTAGATGCTGAAAAAGCAAGGCATATAGGTTCTGTTCCGGGTTTTGTCGAGAACATCGTCCAGTTTGGCAACACTTCCATCGGCCTTGCGAGAAAGCTTGCCGTAGATCCTATCAGGCTATGCGATGTTATGCAAATAGCAAGAAAAATACATGCCGATCACCTCATGATGGCCACAAGCGAGACATTCAAGGATATATATATCTGCGAACTTTCCTACTGGCAGCAGGGAATGCCCCAAGAGATCTATGATGAGATGATCAAAATGTATAATATCAAGCCCTTCCCTCCCAAACTCGAAAAGGTGAATATCGAAAGACGTGTTTCAAGGGACATCGATGATGTGGGTAAAAAAGGCCTTGATATTGTAAAGGATATAGGTACTATCCTTGAAGGACCCGTGGAAAAATGTATTCTGTGCCATAAATGTGAAAAAGAATGTCCTGAAGACGCTGTAGTTATAACTGAAGAGCAGGGCAAGAGGTTTGCGAATATAGACAGTCAGCACTGCCTTGGTACGAGCTGCAGGCGTTGTGTTGCCATCTGTCCCGAGCAGACAATGGACCATTCGAAATTGAAAATAAAGCATTTCCTGAAAATAAAGCGCTGA
- a CDS encoding DNA-directed DNA polymerase II small subunit, which produces MNEVDVLTVFIEEGYQISPEAVELICSHCSPERLIQQVLGNIDTSVLVIGVEHIDIDSAAADPANESTDGPVTTFVENSADTLRIQTEQPLASVITSSGSPDFLLSDNPVSIISDISDNSTCVGEYMEFVQFFRNRYSRLSEIIRSRVNARPIESLNKNRSPGLRGGKDFGDVSIIGMISDIKSTSNGHKILEVEDPTGSFSVLVRMADKELYEQATHLVLDEVVGFSGALTNDGKLMIAQKIIIPDLPNTMAKKGGSFGKAVLTSDVHVGSTTFMEEPWERFVDFLRGDTDNEALAAISKEVRYLVVAGDLVDGVGIYPGQEHELNIPDVYDQYRKAAEYFDEIPKNIRVIISPGNHDAVRQAEPQPKLPECIRADFPSNVTFVGNPAMVNLDGTKILIYHGRSIDDLVAAVPGVSYTEPTRGMVEMMKFRHLSPMYGSRVSIAPEKNDHFVLGQVPDILHCGHVHTVGVEWYKNVLLVNSGTWQDQTEFQKRMNVVPTPCQVPVVDLATYRTSILRFDE; this is translated from the coding sequence ATGAATGAAGTTGATGTCCTGACGGTTTTTATCGAAGAAGGTTACCAGATCAGCCCTGAGGCAGTGGAACTCATATGCTCCCACTGCTCACCCGAGAGGCTGATACAGCAGGTCCTGGGAAATATTGACACTTCCGTGCTGGTGATCGGTGTGGAGCATATCGACATAGATTCTGCTGCTGCTGATCCTGCTAATGAGTCAACCGACGGTCCTGTCACCACTTTTGTTGAAAATTCTGCCGACACACTCAGGATCCAGACAGAGCAGCCGCTGGCTTCAGTAATCACCAGTAGCGGATCGCCTGATTTCTTACTGTCCGATAATCCGGTATCTATTATTTCGGATATCTCCGATAATTCCACCTGTGTGGGAGAATACATGGAATTTGTGCAGTTCTTCAGGAACCGCTACAGCAGGCTCAGTGAGATCATACGCTCCAGGGTCAATGCAAGACCCATTGAGAGTCTGAATAAGAACCGGTCCCCAGGACTGCGTGGGGGCAAGGATTTTGGTGACGTATCTATAATCGGTATGATATCCGATATAAAAAGTACCAGTAACGGCCATAAGATCCTGGAGGTGGAAGACCCTACGGGTTCTTTTTCGGTGCTAGTGCGCATGGCGGACAAGGAACTCTATGAGCAGGCCACACATCTTGTACTGGATGAGGTCGTGGGTTTTTCCGGTGCGCTCACAAATGACGGAAAGCTCATGATAGCTCAGAAGATCATTATTCCCGACCTTCCCAACACAATGGCAAAAAAGGGTGGCAGCTTTGGCAAGGCAGTACTCACATCCGATGTGCATGTGGGTAGTACCACTTTTATGGAAGAACCATGGGAGCGCTTTGTTGATTTTCTGAGAGGTGATACCGATAACGAAGCTCTTGCAGCTATCTCAAAGGAAGTGCGCTACCTTGTGGTTGCAGGTGATCTTGTGGACGGGGTGGGAATCTATCCCGGACAGGAACATGAGCTCAACATCCCGGATGTGTATGATCAGTACAGAAAGGCCGCCGAATATTTTGATGAGATACCAAAGAACATAAGGGTGATAATTTCTCCCGGAAATCACGACGCAGTAAGACAGGCCGAACCTCAGCCCAAACTTCCTGAGTGCATCAGGGCCGATTTCCCGTCCAATGTGACCTTTGTGGGAAACCCGGCAATGGTGAATCTGGACGGAACGAAGATCCTGATATACCACGGTCGTTCAATAGACGATCTTGTGGCAGCCGTGCCCGGCGTCTCATATACCGAACCCACCAGGGGTATGGTGGAAATGATGAAGTTCAGGCACCTGTCTCCCATGTACGGAAGCCGCGTTTCCATTGCACCCGAGAAAAATGATCATTTCGTGCTTGGCCAGGTTCCCGACATTTTGCACTGCGGTCACGTACATACCGTGGGTGTTGAATGGTACAAGAACGTGCTGCTGGTAAACTCCGGTACATGGCAGGACCAGACCGAGTTCCAGAAAAGGATGAATGTCGTCCCGACACCGTGCCAGGTTCCGGTTGTGGATCTTGCGACCTACAGGACGAGCATTCTCAGGTTCGATGAATAA
- a CDS encoding signal peptidase I → MTLKDKYKAFKESDNFYVSLARDILSVFLAVLIFASFSQIVFGMWTPMVAVESGSMEPHMNVGDIIFIKDIDRTQIVTYAQGTDDYTSFDSYGDVILYKPYGQEGVTPIIHRAMYYVEEGEPMWEGGPEAPHSGYITKGDNEVTNRYYDQQGQVSYLMPVKEEWVIGVAQFKIPYLGYLRLMLPSF, encoded by the coding sequence ATGACCTTAAAGGATAAGTATAAGGCCTTCAAAGAAAGTGATAACTTTTACGTATCACTTGCCCGTGATATTCTATCGGTATTCTTAGCCGTTTTGATATTTGCCTCTTTTTCACAGATAGTATTTGGAATGTGGACTCCCATGGTCGCCGTGGAATCCGGCAGCATGGAACCGCATATGAACGTTGGTGACATTATATTCATCAAAGACATCGACCGAACGCAAATCGTGACCTATGCCCAGGGAACAGATGATTATACCTCATTTGATAGTTACGGAGATGTGATACTGTACAAACCCTACGGACAGGAAGGCGTAACACCCATCATCCACCGGGCCATGTATTATGTCGAAGAGGGAGAGCCCATGTGGGAGGGAGGTCCGGAAGCACCTCATTCCGGTTATATCACAAAAGGTGACAACGAAGTAACAAACAGATATTATGACCAGCAGGGTCAGGTAAGTTACCTCATGCCCGTGAAAGAGGAATGGGTGATTGGTGTGGCGCAGTTCAAGATTCCCTATCTGGGATATCTGAGACTCATGCTCCCAAGCTTCTGA
- a CDS encoding ORC1-type DNA replication protein — translation MQNKSLDGLFQELLESEPIFKNKEVLRHSYTPDSLVHRDDQINSLASILVSALRGDTPSNILIYGKTGTGKTAVTRHVGIELERKGESLGTSCKVVYLNCEVIDTQYRLLANLSRQFGEDVPMTGWPTDQVFAKFKEAIDSEKQVIIIILDEIDKLIKKGDDVLYNLSRINTDLKKAKVSMIGVSNDLKFTEFLDPRVKSSLGEEEIIFPPYDADQISDILHERAEIAYKPDALDEMVIPLCAAFAAQEHGDARRALDLLRVAGEIAERENKSQVEEQHVRNAQEKIEIDRVVEVVRTLPTQSKLALYSVMLLRNNGYRNVTTGEVYNVYRQLCIHVDMDILTQRRVTDLMSELDMLGIVNAVVVSKGRYGRTKEIVLSVPITSTKKVLFEDYRLKPLDGFKPVMTTQLHL, via the coding sequence ATGCAAAATAAATCGTTGGATGGTTTGTTTCAGGAGTTATTGGAGAGCGAACCAATTTTCAAGAACAAGGAGGTCTTAAGACACTCTTATACTCCTGATTCTTTGGTTCACAGGGATGATCAGATCAACAGTCTGGCTTCCATCCTGGTTTCCGCTTTACGAGGAGATACCCCCTCAAATATCCTCATTTACGGAAAAACCGGTACCGGAAAAACAGCTGTTACCCGTCATGTGGGTATTGAGCTGGAAAGAAAAGGTGAATCCCTTGGTACGTCCTGTAAGGTTGTGTATCTCAACTGTGAGGTCATAGATACTCAGTACCGTTTGCTTGCCAACCTTTCAAGGCAGTTCGGTGAGGATGTCCCGATGACAGGATGGCCCACGGATCAGGTCTTTGCGAAATTCAAGGAAGCAATCGATTCTGAAAAACAGGTCATTATTATTATTCTTGATGAAATTGATAAGCTGATCAAAAAAGGCGATGATGTTCTTTATAATCTTTCTCGAATAAATACTGATCTTAAAAAGGCGAAGGTAAGCATGATAGGTGTTTCCAACGACCTGAAGTTCACTGAATTCCTTGATCCAAGGGTCAAGAGTTCCCTTGGAGAGGAAGAGATAATCTTCCCTCCCTACGATGCGGACCAGATCAGTGATATCCTCCATGAAAGGGCTGAGATCGCATACAAGCCGGATGCGCTTGATGAAATGGTAATTCCCTTATGTGCTGCGTTTGCCGCCCAGGAACATGGTGATGCAAGACGCGCACTGGATCTTCTCAGAGTTGCAGGTGAGATTGCCGAACGTGAGAACAAATCACAGGTCGAAGAGCAACATGTCAGGAATGCTCAGGAAAAGATCGAGATCGACCGCGTGGTGGAAGTTGTACGCACTCTTCCCACCCAGTCCAAACTCGCCCTCTATAGTGTCATGCTCCTGAGGAACAACGGCTACAGGAATGTGACAACAGGCGAGGTCTACAATGTCTACCGCCAGCTCTGCATTCATGTTGACATGGATATCCTGACCCAGCGCAGGGTGACCGATCTTATGTCCGAGCTGGACATGCTGGGAATCGTCAATGCGGTCGTAGTAAGTAAAGGCAGGTACGGCAGGACAAAGGAAATCGTGTTGAGCGTACCCATCACAAGTACAAAAAAAGTGTTGTTCGAGGATTACAGGTTAAAACCACTGGATGGTTTCAAACCCGTAATGACGACGCAGTTGCATCTGTGA
- the mfnA gene encoding tyrosine decarboxylase MfnA produces the protein MKQTGVSEEEIFYLLSDAKKRDFSYQRVLSSMCTYPHEVAVRAHMQFIESNMGDFGLFRGTHDLEKQIILMLGDIYHCGSVEGYLTTGGTESNIQAVRAMRNFSRDRGNYDSSEVRPNIVVPASAHFSFDKIADILDMEVKKADLDHEMKVSVDSMQSLIDENTVGLVAIAGSTEFGQVDPIEEISQIALSHSLPLHIDAAFGGFVLPFISANHKFDFSLPGVTSMAVDPHKMGLSTIPSGVLLFRDFEYINHLRVHAPYLTVDTQYTLTGTRSGAAVAATYAVMKFLGVEGYSKVVERCMDLTGHLVERVKGLGIRPVIDPVMNVVALEVPHPTTLRTKLSSEYDWHVSITQDPKALRLVIMPHLDIGTIDMFINDLEKALRS, from the coding sequence ATGAAGCAAACCGGAGTTAGCGAAGAAGAAATCTTCTATCTTCTTAGTGATGCGAAAAAAAGGGACTTCAGCTATCAGCGGGTTCTCAGTTCAATGTGTACCTATCCCCATGAGGTTGCCGTCAGGGCACATATGCAGTTCATCGAGTCCAACATGGGTGATTTTGGTCTTTTCAGGGGTACCCATGATCTGGAAAAGCAAATTATCCTGATGCTTGGCGATATATATCATTGCGGTTCTGTTGAAGGCTATCTTACAACCGGTGGAACGGAATCCAATATTCAGGCAGTTCGCGCAATGCGTAATTTCTCACGGGATCGGGGAAACTATGACAGTTCTGAGGTGAGACCAAATATAGTGGTTCCAGCATCTGCTCATTTTTCATTCGACAAGATTGCCGATATCCTTGATATGGAGGTCAAAAAGGCTGATCTTGATCATGAGATGAAAGTATCCGTGGATTCAATGCAGTCTCTTATAGATGAGAACACTGTTGGATTGGTTGCTATTGCAGGCTCCACGGAATTCGGGCAGGTGGATCCGATAGAAGAGATATCGCAAATTGCACTGTCTCATTCTCTTCCGCTGCATATAGATGCGGCGTTTGGTGGTTTTGTACTGCCGTTCATTTCAGCTAATCACAAATTCGATTTTTCCCTTCCGGGGGTAACTTCCATGGCAGTTGATCCTCACAAGATGGGTCTTAGTACCATTCCTTCAGGTGTGTTGCTTTTCAGGGATTTCGAGTACATTAATCATCTGAGGGTACATGCTCCCTATCTCACAGTGGATACCCAATACACGCTCACAGGGACCAGAAGTGGTGCAGCGGTTGCAGCGACCTATGCTGTGATGAAGTTCCTGGGGGTAGAAGGATACTCAAAGGTGGTTGAAAGATGCATGGACCTTACAGGTCATCTGGTTGAGAGGGTAAAGGGACTTGGTATCAGGCCTGTGATCGATCCCGTGATGAACGTTGTGGCACTGGAGGTTCCACATCCTACGACTCTGAGAACAAAACTTTCCAGCGAATATGACTGGCATGTTTCCATCACTCAGGATCCGAAGGCATTAAGGCTTGTGATCATGCCTCATCTTGATATCGGAACAATTGATATGTTCATTAACGATCTTGAAAAAGCACTTCGGTCTTGA
- a CDS encoding CBS domain-containing protein: MKSSLKIGSIMGIPVKLHITFLLILPVFALVFSINEYPLGFAGTTPVILNYALSLLTTILLFACILLHELGHSYIAKSYGVEIKDITLLLFGGVSSMEEIPREPSQELRMAFAGPLVSFIIGFILLGANYILASTASGYGGTSIWLMFYILGSINIVLGLFNLLPAFPMDGGRLLRAWYAKRMSYVKATHYAAGFGKMFAFLMGLLGLFFNPWLILIAFFVYIGASEEDKSTTISVLLEKYNVSDIMSEDVRTVSPDITVEELSKFMFENKHLGYPVMQGNSLKGIVTFTDIRNIIPTDRFATLVSDVMTRDIISVSPEDTASEAFKVMTVNNVGRLLVVSDGELVGILSRSDLMRTMTLLNE; encoded by the coding sequence ATGAAGTCATCACTTAAGATCGGGAGTATAATGGGGATACCTGTAAAACTCCACATAACGTTTTTGCTTATCCTTCCTGTCTTTGCTCTGGTCTTTTCGATCAACGAGTATCCGCTTGGTTTTGCGGGCACGACTCCGGTCATCCTTAACTATGCGCTGTCTCTTTTGACAACTATCCTGCTTTTTGCCTGCATACTATTACATGAGCTCGGGCATTCTTATATTGCAAAGAGCTACGGTGTTGAGATCAAGGATATTACATTGCTTTTGTTTGGTGGCGTATCTTCCATGGAGGAGATTCCCAGGGAACCTTCCCAGGAGCTGAGGATGGCCTTTGCAGGTCCGCTGGTAAGTTTTATCATCGGTTTTATTCTCCTGGGTGCAAACTATATTTTAGCTTCCACCGCTTCGGGTTACGGTGGGACTTCAATCTGGCTGATGTTCTACATCCTGGGTTCTATTAACATAGTGCTGGGACTCTTCAACCTGCTACCTGCGTTTCCAATGGACGGCGGAAGGCTGCTCAGGGCATGGTATGCCAAAAGGATGAGCTATGTCAAGGCCACTCATTATGCAGCAGGCTTTGGGAAGATGTTTGCTTTTCTCATGGGGCTTCTGGGTCTGTTCTTCAACCCCTGGCTTATATTGATAGCATTTTTTGTATATATTGGCGCATCCGAGGAGGACAAATCAACCACTATTTCCGTGCTCCTGGAAAAATACAATGTCAGTGATATCATGTCAGAAGACGTGCGGACAGTATCTCCTGATATTACTGTGGAAGAACTCTCAAAATTTATGTTTGAGAACAAACATCTCGGATATCCTGTCATGCAGGGTAACTCTTTAAAAGGGATTGTGACATTTACAGATATACGTAACATCATTCCGACCGACCGTTTTGCAACCCTTGTTTCGGATGTAATGACAAGGGATATAATCTCGGTGAGTCCGGAAGATACGGCATCAGAGGCGTTTAAGGTGATGACAGTGAATAATGTCGGACGCCTGCTGGTTGTCAGCGACGGAGAGCTGGTCGGGATACTCTCAAGATCGGATCTCATGCGTACAATGACGTTACTGAACGAATAA
- a CDS encoding TraB/GumN family protein gives MKKSSNFDDSQGTFSEYELNDSGDLHPAESVASMSSTNEQTEVDIVKDIISSTAGQETENRENIPSQIIIVGTAHVSEKSVREVISTIEREKPDIVAVELCKARYDSLKGNVENTDIPVKDLLREGKVYFYIVHMLLAHVQKKFADEMGIQPGAEMISAMDAAEENGARILLIDRNVQVTLQRFWSKMGFVEKLKMLGGLIAAVLGIGGTKDIDMDTITNQDIVSMLVEEFRETSPNAVKVLIDERDAYMARNLLRAASGGGKKIVAVVGAGHRAGIQKYIENPDTLPKIEYATEAPKKRFSIMKVFGFVIVGIALATFALLILSGVPLETMMLAFAWWFVINGVLSAAGAILARGHPYSVITAFSVAWLTSLNPMMAAGWFAGLTEAKYRNPTTDDFKGMVDIESTEDMMKNNLFRVIMVAALANLGSMIGTFLGVYVMLEVTGINPQEIIQSGINAGLTAIGMG, from the coding sequence TTGAAAAAATCTAGTAATTTTGATGATTCGCAGGGCACATTCAGTGAATACGAGCTGAATGATTCGGGAGACCTTCACCCTGCGGAGAGTGTCGCTTCCATGTCGTCGACGAATGAACAGACAGAAGTTGACATTGTAAAGGATATTATCTCATCTACAGCAGGTCAGGAAACCGAAAATCGGGAAAACATACCTTCCCAGATAATTATAGTGGGAACTGCTCACGTTTCTGAGAAAAGTGTCAGGGAAGTTATCAGTACAATAGAGCGGGAAAAACCGGATATCGTAGCCGTGGAACTGTGCAAGGCAAGATACGATTCGCTAAAGGGTAATGTCGAGAATACGGACATTCCTGTGAAAGACCTGCTCAGGGAAGGCAAGGTGTATTTCTATATAGTACACATGCTGCTTGCCCATGTACAGAAGAAATTCGCTGACGAGATGGGCATCCAGCCGGGTGCCGAGATGATCAGTGCCATGGATGCGGCTGAGGAGAACGGAGCCAGGATCCTTCTTATAGACAGGAATGTGCAGGTAACACTGCAGCGTTTCTGGAGTAAGATGGGCTTTGTTGAAAAGCTGAAGATGCTTGGCGGCCTGATCGCTGCGGTGCTTGGCATCGGCGGTACCAAGGATATCGATATGGATACCATAACAAATCAGGACATCGTTTCCATGCTTGTTGAAGAGTTCAGGGAGACTTCTCCAAACGCAGTCAAGGTCCTGATCGATGAAAGGGATGCCTATATGGCAAGGAATCTTCTCAGGGCCGCATCAGGAGGCGGGAAAAAAATCGTCGCCGTTGTGGGTGCAGGACACAGGGCAGGTATCCAGAAATATATTGAGAATCCCGATACCCTTCCAAAGATTGAATATGCCACCGAAGCTCCTAAAAAGCGCTTCAGTATAATGAAAGTCTTTGGATTTGTGATCGTGGGAATTGCCCTTGCTACTTTTGCACTGCTGATCCTGTCAGGAGTTCCCCTCGAAACCATGATGCTGGCCTTTGCCTGGTGGTTTGTGATCAACGGGGTACTCAGTGCTGCAGGGGCCATCCTTGCAAGGGGTCATCCTTACTCTGTAATAACTGCCTTTTCAGTTGCATGGCTCACTTCCCTGAATCCAATGATGGCTGCAGGCTGGTTTGCAGGTCTTACCGAGGCAAAATACCGCAATCCAACCACAGATGACTTCAAGGGAATGGTTGACATCGAGTCCACAGAGGATATGATGAAGAACAACCTCTTCAGGGTCATAATGGTGGCAGCGCTTGCAAACCTTGGAAGTATGATCGGGACTTTCCTTGGAGTCTATGTCATGCTCGAGGTAACAGGCATCAATCCGCAGGAGATAATCCAGAGCGGTATAAATGCGGGGCTTACGGCTATCGGTATGGGGTAA
- a CDS encoding universal stress protein, producing the protein MSVKIDRILIATDGSENVKNAVDWGIELAKRHDAKVNALYVVPPSGISLAMRGEMWARGLHEHLKEEGGKAVEHVSNLGKKEGVEVESEIIEDRDPADAIVDFAYENNIDLIVMGTLGRTGLDHILLGSVAENVVRHSKKQVLVVPVK; encoded by the coding sequence ATGAGCGTAAAAATAGACAGAATATTGATAGCTACCGATGGTTCTGAAAATGTGAAGAATGCAGTAGACTGGGGTATCGAACTTGCAAAGAGACACGATGCAAAAGTCAATGCCCTTTATGTGGTGCCGCCTTCAGGTATCTCTCTGGCCATGCGCGGTGAGATGTGGGCCAGGGGACTGCATGAGCACCTGAAAGAAGAGGGTGGCAAAGCTGTTGAACATGTCAGCAACCTGGGTAAGAAAGAAGGAGTGGAAGTAGAATCCGAGATAATCGAGGACAGGGATCCTGCGGATGCAATTGTGGACTTTGCTTATGAAAATAATATCGACCTGATAGTTATGGGAACGCTGGGTAGAACAGGACTTGACCATATACTGCTCGGAAGTGTCGCTGAAAACGTTGTTCGTCACTCAAAGAAACAGGTACTTGTGGTACCGGTAAAATAA